GTGCCTTCTCTGCCCCGGCTTCAGCCTTAAACGCCTCTTTAGACGTCAGATGGAGCAGCAGCATATTGGTAAGGTTATTCGGGAATATCCTGATTGAGGTATTGAATTCCTGTACAGCCTTGTTGTATCTCGTGCGGGCAACATTTATCCTGTTTTCTGTTCCCTCAAGCTGGTGCTGGAGGTCTTTAAAGTTCTGGTTTGCCTTGAGGTCTGGATACCTCTCAACAACAACCATAAGTCTTGACAAAGCGCTGCTCATGGCTCCCTGGGCTTCCTGAAACTGTGCAATTGCCCTGGGGTCGTTGATAATATCTTTTGAAACCTGAATACTCCCAACCTTTGCCCTCGCCTCGGTTACTGCCTGAAGTGTCTCTCTTTCATGTTTCGCATACGCCTTGACAACCTCAACGAGATTCGGGATTAAGTCATTTCTTCGCTGATACGTTGCCTCAACATCCCCCCATGCAGCCTTCACTACCTCCTCATTCCTTTGCATCGTATTATAACCGCAACCGGAGACACCAAATACCATTGCAGCAAAGACAATGTAAACCAGTACC
This genomic window from Pseudomonadota bacterium contains:
- a CDS encoding LemA family protein yields the protein MKRVLVYIVFAAMVFGVSGCGYNTMQRNEEVVKAAWGDVEATYQRRNDLIPNLVEVVKAYAKHERETLQAVTEARAKVGSIQVSKDIINDPRAIAQFQEAQGAMSSALSRLMVVVERYPDLKANQNFKDLQHQLEGTENRINVARTRYNKAVQEFNTSIRIFPNNLTNMLLLHLTSKEAFKAEAGAEKAPQVKF